In Bradyrhizobium sp. WBOS07, the genomic window TGTAGAGGTTGGTCAGCTTGCCGAAATTGCCGTCGCCGGTCGAACGGACGCCGGTGTTCCACGGACCGGGATTGCTGGTGCCCCAATAGACGGTGTCGGTCTTGGGATCGTAGGAGCCGACCAACCAGGCCGCGCCGCCGCCATGCTGGGCGGAATCGCCCTTCCAGGTGTCGCCGCCCGGCTCGTCCGGACTCGGGACCGTGAAGGTCTGCCACAATTGCTTGCCGGTGTTGATGTCGAAGGCCTGCAGCGAGCCGCGCACGCCGTATTCGCCGCCGCCGAACCCGGTGATGACCTTGTCGCGCACGACCAGCGGAGGCGAGGTGATGACCGAGCCCTGCTTGTAATCGACGACCTTGGTGGTCCACAGCGACTTGCCGGTGGCGGCATCGAGCGCCGTCAGCTTGCCGTCGAGACGGCCGACGAAGATCTTGCCGTCCGCATAGGAGACGCCGCGATTGTTCACGTCGCAGCAGGCATATTGCAGCACGTCCTCGGGAATCTCGGGCTCCCAGGTCCATTTGCGCTGCCCGGTCGCGGCATCGAGCGCATAGACGTATTTCGGGCCCCAGGAGCTCGACACGTACAGCGTGTTGCCGATGACGATCGGCGAGGATTCGTTCGAGCGCAGCGACGCCAGCGAGAACGAATAAGCGAGCGTCAGCTTGCCGGCGTTCTCGGTGTTGATCTGCCTGAGCGGGCTGTAGCGCGTATTGGCGTAGTCGTGGCCGGCAACGGCCCACTGGCTTGACTCGGATTGCGCCTTGATCACCGAGTCGTTGGCGCGAACGCCTGAGTTCACGGCGACCAGCACCGCAATCATCGAGATGCCAGCCAAGAATCCCTTCGTTCCAAAGGTCATGTATTCCCTCCACGATGCTGTTGTGCACGCCACGTTGGACGCCGGAGCGCATTGCGCTCGCGATGCGCAGTTGGTCTGCGAACCATCGTTGGAAATTACAGCATCGGCTTCTCGCGCTTAGTATAGGCGGAAGGTAGTAGTGCAAATCAGTGGCGGCTTTCGCCGCTCATCTCATTGTCGCGCCTCGCGTCTTGCCCTTGTTTTGCAGCTCGAAACGCATGATCGGATCGAGGCGGCATCGCGCCGCAATCGCGCATCGGTCACGATGACGGCGCTACCAATGCGGCGAAGTTGTCGAAGAAGCTCGCGGCAAGTTTTCGCGATGTCGACTCGATCAACCGCGCGCCGAGCTGCGCGAGCTTGCCGCCGATCTGCGCGTCGGCTTCGTAATGCAGGATGGTGACGTCCGGCGTCTCTTCGGCGAGCCTGACCTTCGCGCCGCCCTTGGCAAAGCCGGCGACGCCGCCGGCGCCCTCGCCGACGATGCGGTAGCCGTGGGGCGCATCGATATCGGTCAGCGTGACCTTGCCGCTGAACGTCGCCTTCACCGGGCCGACCTTCAGCACGACCGTCGCCGTCATTTCAGTGGGTGATACCATCTCGAGCGATTGGCAGCCGGGAATGCAGCGCCTCAGAATCTCGGGATCGTTGAGCGCAGCCCAGACCTTCGCTTTCGACGCCGGGATGCGCTGGCTGTCGTTCATCTGCATCGTTCCACCCTCCGTTGTGCTTGGTTAGCGCGGATAGGGCGGCACAAGCCGTCGAACAATCGCCAGGAAGGAGGAGGCGAGCGGACGCCGTGTGAGCCGCGGCGCCGCAATGTCCGTCACCTGAAAATATCGCCAGCAAAATCAATTACTTAGATTTCAGCCGCATACTACCAAGATCGCGATTACAAAGCCGCGGGCACGTGCTCCTATTCACGCCAAGGAACAAGACAGCGAGGGGAGAACGACGTGCGACAGGGTTGAACTCGCGCGCGAGCGGCGGTGATACGCGGCATCGACGCTGCGATATCGCCGAGGAGGCGATGCCAAAACTTTCCAGACCTGCCTTGCGGCTGCGCCACGTGTTGGCGACGGCTTGAAGCGTCATGACCGAATCGCGCGCCGCGACGATGACCACTCCGTGACGCCGGATCATCAAAATGCCAGTTGCAAAGTTCCGTTGCGCTGTTTCTAATTAGAACCAATCAAAATCACTTTGGGAGGACTTCAAGTGTCTACAGTCAAACTGACGGTGAACGGCAAGGCCGTTGCCGTCGATGTCGAGGACCGCACGCTGCTGGTCCAACTTCTGCGCGATCACCTCAACCTCACCGGGACCCATGTCGGCTGCGACACCAGCCAGTGCGGAGCCTGCGTGGTCCATATGGATGGCAAGGCGGTGAAATCCTGCACCATGCTGGCGGGCCAAGCCGACGGCGCCACCATCACCACCATCGAGGGCATCGCCAAGGGCGACGAGCTGCACCCGATGCAGGCGGCCTTCCGCGACAATCATGGTCTTCAATGCGGCTATTGCACGCCGGGCATGATCATGTCGGCGATCGACATCGTGCATCGCCATGGTGGTCAGCTCGACGAAGCCACCGTCCGCAGCGAGCTGGAAGGCAATATCTGCCGCTGTACCGGCTACCACAACATCGTCAAGGCCGTGCTGGATGCAGCCGGGCGCATGAAGGTCTCGCAGGCGGCCGAGTAAAGCGGCGCGCCTCGAAAGAAGAATCACCGCCTGCTGCTTTCGAAGGAAAGCGCAGCCATAAAAATTCCGGTCGGGAGGACCAGACATGGGTGTTGAAGGTATCGGCGCGCGCGTCGTGCGCAAGGAAGACAAGCGTTTCATCACCGGCAAGGGCCGCTACGTCGACGACATCAAGCTGACGGGCATGACCCATGCCCATTTCATCCGCAGCCCGCACGCCCACGCCAAGGTGAAGAAGATCGATTCGTCCGCCGCGCTGAAGATGCCGGGCGTGGTCGCGGTGCTCACGGGCCGAGAGATCGTCGACGACAAGGTCGGCAATTTGATCTGCGGCTGGGCCATCACTTCCAAGGACGGCAGCCCGATGAAGATGGGCGCATGGCCGGCGATGGCGCCGGAGACGGTGCGCTTCGTCGGACAGGCCGTCGCGGTCGTGATCGCCGAAAGCAAGAATCTGGCGCGCGATGCCGCGGAAGCGGTCGTCGTCGATTATGAAGAGCTTCCCGCGGTCGCCGACGTCCAGGCCGCGATCAAATCTGGCGCGCCGCAGCTTCATCCCGAAGCGCCCGGCAACCAGGTCTATGACTGGGTGATCGGCGACGAGGGCGCCACCGATGCGGCCTTCGCCAAGGCCGCGAATGTGGTCAAGCTCGACGTCACCAACAACCGCCTCGCCCCCAATGCCATGGAGCCGCGGGCGGCGATCGCCGATTACGACGCGGCGGAAGAGCATTTCACGCTCTACACGACCTCGCAGAACCCGCACGTCGCCCGCCTCGTGCTGTCGGCGTTCTACAATATCGCACCCGAGCACAAGCTGCGCGTGATCGCCCCCGATGTCGGCGGCGGTTTCGGCTCCAAGATCTTCATCTATCCCGAGGAGATGGTGGCGCTGTGGGCCTCCAAGAAGGTCGGCCGTCCCGTGAAATGGACCGGTGACCGCACCGAAGCCTTCCTCACCGACGCGCATGGCCGCGATCATGTCACCCATGCCGAGATGGCGTTCGACGCCCAGAATAAGATTTTGGGCTTCAAGGTGAAGACCTACGCCAATTTCGGCGCCTACATGTCGCTGTTCTCGTCCTCGGTGCCGACCTATCTCTACGCGACGCTGCTGTCGGGCCAGTACAACATCCCGGCGATCCATGCCGAGGTGATCGGGGTCTACACCAATACCACGCCGGTCGACGCCTATCGTGGCGCAGGCCGTCCCGAGGCGAGCTATCTGATCGAACGTTTGATGGAAACGGCGGCGCGGCAGCTTAAGGTCGATCCGGCCGAGCTGCGGCGAGCCAACTTCATCACCCAATTCCCGCACCAGACGCCCGTGATCATGGCGTACGACACCGGCGACTTCAACGCCTCGCTGGATGCCGCGATGAAGGCGATCGACTATGCCGGCTTCCCCGCCCGCAAGGCCAAGGCGAAAGCCGACGGCAAGCTGCGCGGCATCGGCGTGTCCTGCTACATCGAGGCCTGCGGCATCGCGCCGTCGAAGGCGGTCGGCAGCCTGGGTGCCGGCGTCGGCCTGTGGGAATCGGCCGAGGTGCGCGTCAATCCGGTCGGCACCATCGAGATCCTCACGGGGTCGCACAGCCACGGCCAGGGTCACGAGACCACGTTCTGCCAGCTCGTCGCGGAGCGCCTCGGCGTTCCCATCAGCCAGGTCTCGATCGTCCATGGCGACACCGACAAGGTGCAGTTCGGCATGGGCACCTACGGCTCGCGCTCGGCCGCCGTCGGCCTTACCGCGATCCTGAAGGCGATGGAGAAGATGGAATCGAAGGCCAAGAAGATTGCGGCCCATGCGCTGGAAGCTTCCGAGGCCGACATTGTCATCGAGAACGGCGAGTTCAAGGTGACCGGCACCGACAAGGCGATCGCCCTGCCTATGGTCGCGCTCGCGGCCTACACCGCGCACAATCTGCCTGACGGGATGGAGCCGGGCCTGAAGGAGAGCGCCTTCTACGACCCGACCAACTTCACCTTCCCGGCCGGCACCTACATCTGCGAGCTCGAGGTCGATCCCGGCACCGGCAAGACGTCCTTCGTCAACTTCGTCGCGGCCGACGATTTCGGCCGGCTGATCAACCCGATGATCGTCGAGGGCCAGGTCCATGGCGGCCTTGTTCAAGGCATCGGACAGGCCCTGCTCGAGCATGCGATCTACGATGCCAACGGCCAGCCGGTCACGGCTTCGTTCATGGACTACGCCATGCCGCGCGCCGACGACGTGCCCTCCTTCAACCTCTCCCACACCACGACGCTATGCCCGGGCAATCCGTTGGGCATCAAGGGTTGCGGTGAGGCCGGCGCGATCGGGGCGTCAGCGGCCGTGATCAACGCGATCACGGATGCGATCGGCAAGAACAATCTGGAAATGCCCGCGACCCCTGACCGGGTCTGGCGCACGATCCACGCGGCTTAAGAGGGAGCATCAAAGATGTACCAGACCACCTATCATCGCGCCTCCTCGGTCGACGAGGCCGTCAGCCTGTTCGGCAAGAGCAGCGAAGCGAAGTTCCTTGCCGGCGGCCAAACGCTGCTGCCTGTGATG contains:
- a CDS encoding carbon monoxide dehydrogenase subunit G; the protein is MQMNDSQRIPASKAKVWAALNDPEILRRCIPGCQSLEMVSPTEMTATVVLKVGPVKATFSGKVTLTDIDAPHGYRIVGEGAGGVAGFAKGGAKVRLAEETPDVTILHYEADAQIGGKLAQLGARLIESTSRKLAASFFDNFAALVAPSS
- a CDS encoding PQQ-dependent methanol/ethanol family dehydrogenase, yielding MTFGTKGFLAGISMIAVLVAVNSGVRANDSVIKAQSESSQWAVAGHDYANTRYSPLRQINTENAGKLTLAYSFSLASLRSNESSPIVIGNTLYVSSSWGPKYVYALDAATGQRKWTWEPEIPEDVLQYACCDVNNRGVSYADGKIFVGRLDGKLTALDAATGKSLWTTKVVDYKQGSVITSPPLVVRDKVITGFGGGEYGVRGSLQAFDINTGKQLWQTFTVPSPDEPGGDTWKGDSAQHGGGAAWLVGSYDPKTDTVYWGTSNPGPWNTGVRSTGDGNFGKLTNLYTASTLALDPNTGKIKWHIQTTPADAWDYDGVNEAVLADLKIGGNNVPALMKADRNGYFFVANRETGKVLSAEKYVFSNWATKWDVNTMRAVEDPDKRPGPGHPAKDICPNLIGGKNWQPMSFNPQTGLVYIPSNNVCMDWSVSDVSYKRGVFYLGAEFPTKEGPGGFLGELVAWDPVAQKKVWSIKEDLPFNGGTLTTGGGLVFAGNLHGDFRAIDAKSGKVLWSRNLGSGIGAGPVTYEVGGKQYVAIVVGRTASIPAFLGDIGKKMTAAAPEGGSLFVFSVQ
- a CDS encoding (2Fe-2S)-binding protein, translated to MSTVKLTVNGKAVAVDVEDRTLLVQLLRDHLNLTGTHVGCDTSQCGACVVHMDGKAVKSCTMLAGQADGATITTIEGIAKGDELHPMQAAFRDNHGLQCGYCTPGMIMSAIDIVHRHGGQLDEATVRSELEGNICRCTGYHNIVKAVLDAAGRMKVSQAAE
- a CDS encoding xanthine dehydrogenase family protein molybdopterin-binding subunit — translated: MGVEGIGARVVRKEDKRFITGKGRYVDDIKLTGMTHAHFIRSPHAHAKVKKIDSSAALKMPGVVAVLTGREIVDDKVGNLICGWAITSKDGSPMKMGAWPAMAPETVRFVGQAVAVVIAESKNLARDAAEAVVVDYEELPAVADVQAAIKSGAPQLHPEAPGNQVYDWVIGDEGATDAAFAKAANVVKLDVTNNRLAPNAMEPRAAIADYDAAEEHFTLYTTSQNPHVARLVLSAFYNIAPEHKLRVIAPDVGGGFGSKIFIYPEEMVALWASKKVGRPVKWTGDRTEAFLTDAHGRDHVTHAEMAFDAQNKILGFKVKTYANFGAYMSLFSSSVPTYLYATLLSGQYNIPAIHAEVIGVYTNTTPVDAYRGAGRPEASYLIERLMETAARQLKVDPAELRRANFITQFPHQTPVIMAYDTGDFNASLDAAMKAIDYAGFPARKAKAKADGKLRGIGVSCYIEACGIAPSKAVGSLGAGVGLWESAEVRVNPVGTIEILTGSHSHGQGHETTFCQLVAERLGVPISQVSIVHGDTDKVQFGMGTYGSRSAAVGLTAILKAMEKMESKAKKIAAHALEASEADIVIENGEFKVTGTDKAIALPMVALAAYTAHNLPDGMEPGLKESAFYDPTNFTFPAGTYICELEVDPGTGKTSFVNFVAADDFGRLINPMIVEGQVHGGLVQGIGQALLEHAIYDANGQPVTASFMDYAMPRADDVPSFNLSHTTTLCPGNPLGIKGCGEAGAIGASAAVINAITDAIGKNNLEMPATPDRVWRTIHAA